A part of Miscanthus floridulus cultivar M001 chromosome 6, ASM1932011v1, whole genome shotgun sequence genomic DNA contains:
- the LOC136459003 gene encoding protein HEADING DATE 3A-like, translated as MSEVEPLVLAHVIRDVLDSFTPTIPLRITYNNRLLLAGVELKPSAVVNKPRVDVGGTDLRVFYTLVLVDPDAPSPSNPSLREYLHWMVIDIPGTTGANFGQELMFYERPEPRSGIHRMVFVLFRQLGRGTVFAPNMRHNFNCKNFARQYHLYIVAATYFNCQREAGSGGRRFRPESS; from the exons ATGTCTGAGGTGGAACCATTGGTTCTGGCTCATGTGATACGAGATGTGTTGGATTCATTTACACCAACTATACCCCTTAGAATAACCTACAACAATAGGCTACTTCTCGCAGGTGTTGAGCTGAAGCCATCCGCAGTTGTGAATAAGCCAAGAGTTGATGTTGGGGGCACCGACCTCAGGGTGTTCTATACACTG GTATTAGTTGATCCAGATGCCCCAAGCCCAAGCAATCCATCACTGAGGGAGTATTTGCACTG GATGGTGATAGATATTCCAGGAACAACTGGAGCCAACTTTG GTCAGGAGCTCATGTTTTACGAAAGGCCAGAACCGAGATCTGGTATACACCGCATGGTATTTGTGCTGTTCCGGCAACTTGGTAGGGGGACAGTTTTTGCACCAAACATGCGACATAACTTCAACTGCAAGAACTTTGCACGTCAGTACCACCTGTACATTGTGGCTGCCACATATTTCAACTGTCAAAGGGAAGCAGGATCTGGGGGCAGAAGGTTCAGGCCCGAAAGTTCGTAA